Proteins encoded by one window of Bacteroidota bacterium:
- a CDS encoding LD-carboxypeptidase encodes MSFIIPPFLKKNDTIVIVAPARKVTKAELSPAIKTIQSWGLKVVLSKNLFEEKNQFSGTDEQRTKDLQDALDNKNIKAIFCARGGYGTLRLIDKLNFTKFKKNPKWIIGFSDITVLHAHINQNLNIATMHAPMPLTFNKNKEAVETLSKSLFGEVNKYTFSSEIINAPKANKIEGAVVGGNLSLLYAMQGSSSQVNTKNRIVFIEDLDEYLYHIDRMVLSLKRSGFFKGCKALLVGGMSDMKDNTIPFGKNAKEIIVDNLKELKLPILFNFPAGHIDENNTIVFGKKALITLTTKKAEFSN; translated from the coding sequence ATGAGTTTTATCATTCCTCCATTCCTAAAAAAAAACGACACTATAGTCATTGTTGCTCCTGCGCGCAAAGTAACTAAAGCAGAATTGTCTCCTGCCATAAAAACCATACAGAGCTGGGGATTAAAGGTGGTGTTGAGTAAAAATTTGTTTGAAGAAAAGAATCAATTCTCTGGAACGGATGAACAGCGCACAAAAGACTTGCAAGATGCCTTAGACAATAAAAACATAAAAGCCATCTTTTGTGCACGAGGTGGATACGGCACGTTAAGACTTATTGATAAATTGAATTTTACAAAATTTAAAAAGAATCCTAAGTGGATTATTGGCTTTAGCGATATTACAGTATTGCATGCACACATCAACCAAAATTTGAATATCGCAACCATGCATGCTCCAATGCCATTGACCTTCAACAAAAACAAGGAGGCTGTTGAAACGCTTAGTAAATCATTGTTTGGAGAAGTTAACAAGTACACATTTTCATCAGAAATAATAAATGCGCCAAAAGCCAATAAGATAGAAGGCGCTGTGGTAGGTGGAAATTTATCCTTGCTGTATGCTATGCAAGGAAGCTCATCACAAGTAAACACAAAAAACAGAATAGTATTTATAGAAGATCTGGATGAATACCTTTACCACATAGACCGCATGGTGCTTAGCTTAAAACGGTCCGGTTTTTTTAAAGGCTGTAAGGCCTTGCTAGTAGGCGGAATGAGCGACATGAAAGACAACACCATTCCGTTTGGGAAAAATGCAAAGGAAATAATTGTGGATAATTTAAAAGAGTTGAAACTCCCTATTCTATTTAACTTTCCGGCTGGTCATATTGATGAAAACAACACCATTGTTTTCGGTAAAAAGGCTCTGATTACATTAACTACTAAGAAAGCTGAATTTTCAAATTAA
- a CDS encoding DUF4412 domain-containing protein produces MKSIYNFLFCLLISTSISAQGFEGTIEFKKQTEVDTSNYMYYVKGSMIRVDEVGAKYENTEGSFLIDTKAEKITAVSHQRKSYFDQPVKKYAGTATNFEIIKTKNTKVLHNYKCTEYIVKNKAENTQVAYWMAPGGFGFFSSFMKVLNRKEKISQYYLRLTGTDGMFPFLAIESSLSGTEIGRLEVTKIQKKVLDDGKFQIPTGYKKSID; encoded by the coding sequence ATGAAATCAATTTATAACTTTCTGTTTTGCTTGCTTATTTCCACATCTATCTCTGCTCAAGGGTTTGAGGGCACCATAGAATTCAAAAAGCAAACAGAGGTGGATACAAGTAATTACATGTATTATGTAAAAGGTAGCATGATTCGTGTGGATGAGGTTGGTGCTAAATATGAAAATACCGAAGGCTCTTTTTTAATTGATACGAAGGCAGAAAAAATTACTGCGGTTAGTCATCAGCGCAAATCGTATTTTGATCAGCCGGTAAAAAAGTATGCAGGCACCGCAACTAATTTTGAAATAATAAAAACTAAAAACACAAAAGTGCTTCACAATTATAAATGCACAGAGTACATTGTTAAAAACAAAGCAGAAAACACACAAGTTGCTTACTGGATGGCACCCGGAGGGTTTGGGTTCTTTTCTAGTTTTATGAAAGTGTTGAATAGAAAAGAAAAGATTTCTCAGTATTATTTGCGACTAACAGGCACAGATGGAATGTTTCCTTTTTTAGCTATTGAAAGTAGCTTGTCGGGTACAGAAATAGGTCGTTTGGAGGTTACTAAAATTCAAAAGAAAGTACTAGATGACGGTAAATTTCAAATCCCAACTGGGTATAAAAAAAGTATTGACTAA